One genomic segment of Acinetobacter sp. C26M includes these proteins:
- the pyrE gene encoding orotate phosphoribosyltransferase, which yields MTTPVSFHPQAFIELALSRGVLKFGEFTLKSGRVSPYFFNAGLLNDGEALSLLAQGYADKLVQCDNVGVIFGPAYKGIPFVAATAVALSQVHGKSVPWGFNRKEAKDHGEGGVLVGASVAGKKVWIIDDVITAGTAIREVVTILKNAGAEIAGVLVALDRQERGQGQLSAIQEVQKELEIPVHALITMKDLMDYLDAKGEKDALANMQAYREKYGI from the coding sequence ATGACAACGCCTGTGTCATTTCATCCGCAAGCTTTTATCGAACTCGCATTATCACGTGGAGTGCTTAAATTTGGTGAGTTTACCTTAAAATCAGGCCGTGTCAGTCCTTATTTCTTTAACGCAGGCTTGTTAAACGATGGTGAAGCACTGTCTTTGTTAGCGCAAGGTTATGCCGACAAACTGGTTCAGTGCGATAATGTTGGTGTGATTTTTGGTCCAGCTTACAAAGGTATTCCTTTTGTAGCAGCAACAGCGGTGGCGTTGTCTCAAGTTCATGGTAAAAGTGTACCATGGGGCTTTAACCGTAAAGAAGCCAAAGATCACGGTGAAGGTGGCGTCTTGGTTGGAGCATCGGTTGCAGGGAAAAAAGTCTGGATCATTGATGATGTGATCACTGCGGGGACGGCAATCCGTGAAGTTGTGACCATCTTAAAAAATGCGGGTGCTGAAATTGCAGGTGTATTGGTTGCGTTAGACCGTCAAGAACGTGGTCAAGGTCAGCTTTCTGCGATTCAGGAAGTGCAAAAAGAATTAGAAATCCCTGTGCATGCATTGATTACCATGAAAGATCTGATGGATTATTTGGATGCGAAAGGTGAAAAAGATGCTTTAGCCAATATGCAGGCTTATCGAGAAAAATATGGCATCTAA
- a CDS encoding exodeoxyribonuclease III yields MIPKDSYPSDVKILRVVSINVNGLRSSVTKGLLEWLEQSGADVVCMQESRITHEQWTDKFKPEGWYTHLFPAERAGYAGTAIYSRLPFVSVKDGLGFELADSQGRFIAAEFDLGLSQTVHIASLYLPSGSSGDEAQARKDVFLQEYAKILKQWRDENKSIIVCGDYNIVHKRIDIKNWSGNQKSSGVLPHERAWLDHMYDELGYVDTFREVRPEAELYSWWSNRGQARAKNVGWRIDYHSCSPDWKARTTNAWVYKEQWFSDHAPVIIDYKIHE; encoded by the coding sequence ATGATACCAAAGGATAGCTATCCAAGTGATGTAAAAATTCTTCGAGTCGTTTCAATTAACGTAAATGGCTTGCGTTCATCAGTCACCAAAGGCCTGCTCGAATGGCTAGAGCAGTCGGGCGCAGATGTGGTGTGTATGCAGGAAAGCCGCATCACCCATGAACAATGGACCGATAAATTTAAACCTGAAGGCTGGTATACCCACCTGTTCCCTGCTGAACGTGCAGGCTATGCCGGTACGGCGATTTATAGTCGTCTGCCATTTGTTTCGGTAAAAGATGGTTTAGGCTTTGAATTGGCTGATTCACAAGGCCGTTTTATCGCGGCTGAATTCGATCTAGGCTTGTCACAAACTGTTCATATTGCCTCGTTATACTTGCCATCAGGATCAAGCGGTGACGAAGCGCAAGCACGCAAAGACGTGTTTTTACAAGAATACGCCAAAATACTAAAACAGTGGCGAGATGAAAATAAATCAATCATTGTCTGTGGGGATTACAATATCGTGCATAAACGCATCGATATTAAAAACTGGTCAGGTAACCAGAAGTCTTCTGGTGTACTACCACATGAACGTGCTTGGCTCGATCATATGTATGATGAGTTAGGTTATGTGGATACCTTCCGCGAAGTTCGCCCTGAAGCAGAATTGTATTCATGGTGGTCAAATCGCGGTCAAGCGCGTGCGAAAAATGTTGGGTGGCGTATTGACTACCATTCATGCTCTCCAGACTGGAAAGCACGTACAACAAATGCATGGGTCTATAAAGAACAATGGTTTAGTGACCATGCACCCGTCATTATCGACTATAAAATACACGAATAA
- the ddlA gene encoding D-alanine--D-alanine ligase, with protein MQKKNIGIIFGGKSTEHEVSLQSARNIVDAIDREKFDVTLIGIDKNGIWHLNESTHFLLNSDNPSLISLHQSGRNIAFIPGKNEKQIIEFQNKTLSQLDVIFPIVHGTLGEDGSLQGLLRMVNLPFVGSQVLSSAMCMDKDITKRLLRDAGLNITPFIKLTKKNRKDISFEIASSQLGRPLFVKPANQGSSVGVSKVTTQDEFETALDTAFIYDNKILIEQGIDGREIECAVIGNSEPLASVCGEIELEESFYSYDTKYINDKGATVTIPANISDEISQRIREISIKAYEVLECTGLARVDVFLTKNGEVFINEINTLPGFTNVSMFPKLWEASGLNYSDLITRLIELAIEHHENNAQLQNTVSLNKIK; from the coding sequence ATGCAGAAGAAAAATATTGGCATTATATTTGGAGGAAAATCTACTGAGCATGAAGTATCCCTTCAGTCCGCAAGAAATATTGTTGATGCGATAGATCGAGAAAAATTTGATGTGACATTAATCGGTATAGATAAAAATGGAATATGGCATCTGAATGAAAGCACTCATTTTTTATTAAATTCAGACAATCCATCTCTCATTTCATTGCATCAATCAGGACGAAATATTGCGTTCATTCCAGGGAAAAATGAAAAACAAATCATAGAGTTTCAAAACAAAACGCTATCGCAATTGGATGTGATCTTTCCGATCGTTCACGGAACACTTGGAGAAGATGGCTCATTGCAAGGATTGTTAAGAATGGTGAACCTTCCATTTGTTGGTTCTCAAGTACTCAGTTCTGCCATGTGTATGGATAAAGATATAACAAAAAGATTATTAAGAGATGCTGGCTTAAATATTACACCGTTCATAAAGCTCACTAAGAAAAATAGAAAAGATATAAGCTTCGAAATTGCTAGTTCACAATTAGGCCGCCCATTATTCGTTAAACCCGCTAATCAGGGTTCATCAGTAGGTGTGAGTAAAGTCACCACTCAAGATGAATTTGAAACAGCTTTAGACACAGCTTTCATTTACGACAATAAAATATTGATTGAACAAGGGATTGATGGCAGAGAAATTGAATGTGCCGTTATCGGCAACAGTGAACCTTTAGCAAGTGTTTGTGGAGAAATTGAACTCGAAGAGAGCTTCTATTCTTATGATACTAAATATATTAATGATAAGGGTGCAACAGTAACGATACCTGCAAATATATCTGATGAAATCAGCCAAAGAATTAGAGAGATCTCGATTAAAGCTTATGAAGTTTTGGAATGCACTGGACTCGCAAGGGTTGATGTTTTTTTAACAAAAAATGGGGAAGTTTTTATTAATGAAATAAATACTTTACCGGGTTTTACTAATGTAAGTATGTTTCCAAAACTATGGGAAGCGAGTGGGTTAAATTACTCTGACCTCATTACCCGTTTAATAGAGTTAGCGATTGAACATCATGAAAATAATGCTCAACTACAAAATACAGTCTCTTTAAACAAAATAAAGTAA